AACCGGAATACACACCACATATTGATATGGGTGATTTTGTAATTGTTATTAACGCTGAAAAAGTTAAAATAACAGGAAAAAAAGAAACCGATAAAATTTATTATCACCACACAGGCTTTCCGGGTGGTTTAAGACAAATAAGTTTCAGAGATCAAATGAAAAAAGATCCTACAGTGCCTATTGAAAAAGCTGTTAAAGGCATGCTTCCTCACAATACTTTGGGGCAGGTACAATTTAATAAATTAAAAGTATATGCAGGATCGGAACATCCTCATGAAGCTCAACAACCGACAGAATATAAAGAACCGGAGGTTATTAAATAATGGCAGACGCTGAAATCAGAGGCACCGGACGCAGAAAATGCGCAATAGCAAGTGTTAAACTAGTTCCCGGCAAAGGAAAAGTCATAATCAATAATAAAACAGCTAAAGAATATTTTGGCGGAAGAGCAGCTCTTGAAATGATGGTATATCAACCGTTAGTTCTTACCGAAAAACAGGATAATTTCGATGTAAGAGTAAAAGTAGTCGGCGGCGGCGTTAGTTCTCAAGCCGGTGCAATCAGACACGGAATTTCCAGAGCTTTATTGGTTGTAAACGAAGAAAACAAACCGATTTTGCGTTCACAAGGTCTTTTAACAAGAGATCCAAGGGTTAAAGAACGTAAAAAATTCGGTCGCAAAAAAGCAAGAAAAAGATTCCAATTCTCAAAACGTTAATATCATTAATAAAAGGGGCTTATGCCCCTTTTATTATGCTCTATTAGGTGAATTTTTATACATTAAAAATATTAGGCGAGCGAGTCGCCGAAGGCGACGAAAAGCGAGCCAAAAAATAACTCTAGCCCCCTCCCTTAAGGGAGGGGGTTGGGGGTGGGTGTAAAGAACTGAATAAAAAAATACTTATTTTAAAATGACTAAAGCCCCTCTTTCTATTTCAGAAAGAGGGGCTTTAATTTAATTATTTTTTTACTTTAATTTTTCTAAAATAAGATCACTGACCAGTTTTGGGTTTGCTTTGCCGCCGGTTTCCTTGATTACCTGACCAACAAAGAATCCCAGCAAATTGGTTCTGCCTTCTTTAAATTTAGAAACGTTATCAGGATTGTTTTTGATTATTTTATCAATAATAGGCTCGAGTTGAGCAGAATCATTTATCTGGATAAGCCCTTTTGCTTCAACTATGTCTATCGGATTGCCGCCTTTTTCAAGCATTTGCGCAAATATTTCTTTTGCTATTTTGCCTGAAATAGTGCCTTTGTCAATTAACTTAATAAGTTCCGCTAATTGACTTGCATCAAACAAAAGCTCATCAAACTTTTTGTCTTTTAATTCACGTGAAAGCTCGTTAGCTATCCAGTTCCCAACGCTGTTAGGGTTGTTATAAACAGCGAGAACGGACTCAAATAAGTTTGATAAATCGTCATCTTTTGTGAGGATAGCTGCTACTTCTGCATTAAGCCCCAGTTCGCTTTGAAAGCGGTTTAATCTGGCTTCTGCTTCCTGAGTTAGTGCGGAAACTTCTTGCTTAGAAGCTGGAGGTTTTTTAACTACAGGTTTTTTAGCCTGTTCATTTTGAGGTGTTGCTTTTGGGGCAGCCGTTTTAGAGGTTTTAGACCACGAATCTTTAAGAGGAACAATTCTGTTAAAGACAAGTTTTCCGTCAACCGAGTCTATCGGGTCAACATAGAAGTAGCCCTGTCTTTCGAACTGGTATCTTTCATCGGGTTTTTCTTCTGCAACAGCAGGTTCTATGTAACAATTAGTAAGAGTTTCCAGAGAGTCAGGGTTCAAATCTTCTGGTCCGTCAGGATTTTCTATGAGGTAAAGCCTGTCATAAATGCGCACTTCAACCTGTTTTGCGTGATTTGCGGAAACCCATTGAATAGTGCCTTTTATTTTCTTACCGCTGGTATCTTCACCGCTCTTGGTTGTTGGGTCATATGAACAGCGAAGTTCTGTTATTTTACCTGTTTTTTCGTCTTTTATTACCTGCTCGCACTTGATAACATAAGCGTGTCGCAGTCTGACTTCCTGTCCTGGGGCTAAGCGGTAGTATCCTTTGGACGGAGTTTCCATAAAATCGTCCTGCTCAATGTAAATAACTTTCGAGAAAGGAACTTTTCTTGAGCCTTCTTTAGGGACATCATGCGGAAAATACGGCGCATCAAGCATTTCTGTCAGGTCTTCAGGGTAGTTTTCAATAACTATTTTAAGCGGTTTTAATACGCAAAGTACACGGGGGACTTTCAGGTTCAGGTCGTCACGAATGCAAAATTCAAGCTGCGCAAAGTCAACCGTGCTGTTAGATTTCGCAATTCCAATGGATTCGCAAAAAGCTCTTATTGATTCAGGTGTGTAGCCTCTTCTGCGAATACCGGAAAGGGTCGGAAGACGAGGATCGTCCCAATCGCTCACGTATTTCTTTTCGACAAGTTCAAGCAGTCTGCGCTTGCTCATTACCGTATAATTCAGATTTAGCCGTGCAAACTCATACTGGTAAGGGCGAGGAGGTTCTAATTCCATCTCATCGAGTATCCAGTCATAAAGTTCACGATTATTTTCAAATTCAAGTGTACAAATTGAATGAGTAATGCCTTCTATATAGTCAGAAAGGCAGTGTGCAAAGTCATACATAGGATATATGCACCATTCATCACCAAGTCTGTAGTGATGAGCGTGTTTAATCCTGTAAAGAAGAGGATCTCTCATCTTCATATTCGGATTCGCCATATCTATTTTGGCTCTGAGAACGTGTTCTCCGTTTTTAAATTCTCCTGCTTTCATTCTGGCTAATATATCTAAATTTTCTTCGATTGATCTGGTTCTATAAGGGCTTTCTTTGCCTGCTTGCGTTATTGTGCCGCGATATTCTCTGATTTCTTCTTCGCTAAGGCTGCAAACATAGGCTTTACCTAACTTTATAAGCCTTACCGCATAATCATAGATCTGTCCGAAATAATCTGAGGCAAAAAATAATTTGTCATCCCAGTCAAATCCCAGCCATCTGATGTTATCTTTAATAGCTTCAACATAGGACATGTCTTCTGTTGTCGGGTTTGTATCGTCCATGCGAAGGTGGCAGACGCCATTATAGTCTTTTGCAATGCCAAAATTCAAGCATATAGATTTTGCATGCCCAATATGAGGAAATCCGTTCGGTTCAGGAGGAAATCTTGTAATAACTTTCCCGTTGTATTTGCCTGTTTTCAGGTGTTCTTCAACTATTGTCCGTAAAAAATCCTTTTTATCCCGATTTTCATTAATGTTTTTTTCTTGCATTTAAATAGCCCTTTTAGAATGCCTAACTCTCTACAATAGTCTAACATATTAGAGGGTTTTGGGCTATTACAAAATATATTTCAAAAGTGCTTCTTAAAAACTCTGGCCGTTTGGCTATAAACTATAGCCACATGGATATAAAAAAATATGTTATAGTGAATAATAAAAACGTTTTTATGTCAAGAAAGCAATTATATACCCTCTTTTGCAGGAGGAGGAGTTTGGTGTGGTTACTTATGTGCGTTTAGTCAGAGTATAAACTTAGTTTAAACAGGGTATAAACTGTGTTTATAGAATAAATTTATTAAACATAGTTTAATACAGAGTTTATACAGGATGATTGAACAAAAAAATTACGGGTATGAGAAAAGTTGAATAAGTTTTATTTTGATCCTGAAAAAATGGAAAATTCGCCGCTAAGGCAGCATGTTAAAGAAAAAATGAAGAGTTTAGACAAAGAAGAGTCGCAGGAAAAGGATAACACAGAGAAAATTACAGAAGTTTCTTTAATTAACGGGTTTTATCCGATAGAAAAACCGGAATTTCATCGCATAGCGAATCAGTTGACTTTGTGGGGCGTAAGTTCTTCAGGGGCGGTAATTAAACGGGAAGGGCCGTCTTTTGTTCGGATGGCGGTTGATATTACGCTGAACAATCTCGATAAGGCAAAAT
This is a stretch of genomic DNA from bacterium. It encodes these proteins:
- the rplM gene encoding 50S ribosomal protein L13, which codes for MKTYSAKPLEVEAKWYVIDASNYTLGRLASLAANILRGKLKPEYTPHIDMGDFVIVINAEKVKITGKKETDKIYYHHTGFPGGLRQISFRDQMKKDPTVPIEKAVKGMLPHNTLGQVQFNKLKVYAGSEHPHEAQQPTEYKEPEVIK
- a CDS encoding glutamine--tRNA ligase/YqeY domain fusion protein gives rise to the protein MQEKNINENRDKKDFLRTIVEEHLKTGKYNGKVITRFPPEPNGFPHIGHAKSICLNFGIAKDYNGVCHLRMDDTNPTTEDMSYVEAIKDNIRWLGFDWDDKLFFASDYFGQIYDYAVRLIKLGKAYVCSLSEEEIREYRGTITQAGKESPYRTRSIEENLDILARMKAGEFKNGEHVLRAKIDMANPNMKMRDPLLYRIKHAHHYRLGDEWCIYPMYDFAHCLSDYIEGITHSICTLEFENNRELYDWILDEMELEPPRPYQYEFARLNLNYTVMSKRRLLELVEKKYVSDWDDPRLPTLSGIRRRGYTPESIRAFCESIGIAKSNSTVDFAQLEFCIRDDLNLKVPRVLCVLKPLKIVIENYPEDLTEMLDAPYFPHDVPKEGSRKVPFSKVIYIEQDDFMETPSKGYYRLAPGQEVRLRHAYVIKCEQVIKDEKTGKITELRCSYDPTTKSGEDTSGKKIKGTIQWVSANHAKQVEVRIYDRLYLIENPDGPEDLNPDSLETLTNCYIEPAVAEEKPDERYQFERQGYFYVDPIDSVDGKLVFNRIVPLKDSWSKTSKTAAPKATPQNEQAKKPVVKKPPASKQEVSALTQEAEARLNRFQSELGLNAEVAAILTKDDDLSNLFESVLAVYNNPNSVGNWIANELSRELKDKKFDELLFDASQLAELIKLIDKGTISGKIAKEIFAQMLEKGGNPIDIVEAKGLIQINDSAQLEPIIDKIIKNNPDNVSKFKEGRTNLLGFFVGQVIKETGGKANPKLVSDLILEKLK
- the rpsI gene encoding 30S ribosomal protein S9 → MADAEIRGTGRRKCAIASVKLVPGKGKVIINNKTAKEYFGGRAALEMMVYQPLVLTEKQDNFDVRVKVVGGGVSSQAGAIRHGISRALLVVNEENKPILRSQGLLTRDPRVKERKKFGRKKARKRFQFSKR